Proteins co-encoded in one Streptococcus pyogenes genomic window:
- a CDS encoding Cof-type HAD-IIB family hydrolase, which translates to MNIRILALDLDGTLYNTEKIVTDANKKALAAAREKGVKVVITTGRPLKAIGNLLEELDLLDHDDYSITFNGGLVQRNTGEVLDKSSLSFDQVCQIQQALEAVGLPTDIISGGDVYSIPSKDGRHSQYHLANPLLTFIEVTSVAELPKDITYNKIVTVTDPDFLDQQIIKLSPSLFEDFEAFKSRDIIFEIMPKGIDKAFGLNLLCQHLGLDARHVMAMGDEANDFAMLEWAGLGVAMANGVSGAKADADAVTTLTNDESGVAEAVKTFILEEES; encoded by the coding sequence ATGAATATTAGAATTTTGGCGCTTGATTTAGACGGTACCCTCTACAACACTGAAAAAATTGTCACAGATGCCAATAAAAAAGCCTTAGCAGCGGCTAGAGAAAAAGGGGTTAAGGTGGTTATTACCACAGGTCGCCCTCTAAAGGCCATCGGTAACTTGCTAGAAGAGTTGGACTTGCTTGACCACGATGACTACAGTATTACCTTTAATGGGGGGTTGGTTCAGCGAAATACAGGGGAGGTTTTGGATAAGAGTTCTCTCAGTTTTGACCAGGTTTGCCAGATTCAGCAAGCTTTAGAGGCGGTTGGCTTACCAACAGATATTATCAGTGGTGGGGATGTGTATAGCATTCCAAGTAAGGACGGTAGGCATTCGCAGTACCATCTAGCTAACCCACTGTTGACCTTTATTGAGGTGACATCTGTAGCGGAACTACCAAAAGACATTACCTATAACAAAATTGTGACAGTCACCGATCCAGACTTTTTGGATCAGCAGATTATAAAGCTATCCCCAAGCTTATTTGAGGATTTTGAAGCCTTTAAATCACGAGATATTATTTTTGAAATCATGCCAAAAGGCATTGATAAAGCTTTTGGATTAAACTTGCTTTGTCAGCACCTTGGCCTTGACGCTAGACATGTCATGGCTATGGGAGACGAAGCTAACGACTTTGCGATGTTAGAATGGGCAGGACTTGGAGTAGCTATGGCTAATGGTGTTTCAGGAGCTAAAGCCGATGCCGATGCCGTGACCACCTTGACCAATGATGAGTCTGGAGTTGCAGAAGCTGTGAAGACATTTATTTTAGAAGAGGAGAGTTAA
- a CDS encoding Cof-type HAD-IIB family hydrolase — MIKLIATDMDGTFLAEDGTYNQEQLAALLPKLAEKGILFAVSSGRSLLAIDQLFEPFLDQIAVIAENGSVVQYRGEILFADMMTKEQYTEVAKKILANPHYVETGMVFSGQKAAYILKGASEEYIQKTKHYYANVKVINGFEDMENDAIFKVSTNFTGHTVLEGSDWLNQALPYATAVTTGFDSIDIILKEVNKGFGMEHLCQALGIKKAETIAFGDNFNDYQMLEFAGRAIATENARPEIKVISDQVIGHCNDGAVLTYLKGLV; from the coding sequence ATGATAAAACTAATAGCAACAGATATGGATGGTACTTTCCTAGCTGAAGATGGTACTTATAATCAAGAGCAACTAGCTGCGCTCTTGCCAAAGTTAGCCGAAAAAGGCATTTTATTTGCGGTTTCGAGTGGCCGCTCGCTCTTAGCCATTGATCAGCTCTTTGAGCCCTTTTTGGATCAGATTGCTGTTATTGCAGAAAATGGTTCCGTGGTTCAATACCGTGGTGAGATTCTATTTGCAGATATGATGACCAAAGAGCAGTATACCGAAGTTGCAAAAAAGATTTTAGCCAATCCTCACTATGTAGAAACAGGTATGGTTTTTTCTGGGCAAAAGGCAGCCTATATTTTAAAAGGCGCATCAGAAGAGTACATTCAAAAAACAAAACATTACTATGCTAATGTTAAGGTTATTAATGGTTTTGAAGATATGGAGAATGACGCCATTTTTAAAGTTTCTACCAACTTCACAGGCCATACCGTCTTAGAAGGAAGCGATTGGTTGAATCAAGCCCTCCCTTATGCCACTGCAGTGACCACCGGCTTTGATTCCATTGATATTATCTTAAAAGAGGTGAATAAGGGCTTTGGTATGGAGCATCTTTGTCAAGCCTTGGGCATTAAGAAAGCAGAAACGATTGCTTTTGGGGATAATTTTAATGATTACCAGATGTTGGAGTTTGCTGGTAGGGCTATTGCTACGGAAAATGCAAGACCTGAAATCAAAGTGATTTCAGACCAAGTCATTGGCCACTGTAATGACGGAGCAGTACTAACGTATTTAAAAGGACTAGTGTAA
- a CDS encoding histidyl-tRNA synthetase: MLFRDRIPTYKGYRRQFNQILLGAWGIESAYVDAEIIVATWRGLQRFKGIKVEFIQLSNKNIFDVLEKDLSKKLRFEDISIEAILGKYLCNNDIEIIKCLYEKDKINMELLISLISKISNKLVKQEFIKVLVLYEYVKNFLPVDCIYFSLSNLYGTGHYSSMNYKIFIRTKSGDIFDIADGGRIDDMVSKFNKVNVLGVCMGIGTTVLSQEIEYEIEDRIMILVEKIDVKIYKNCLELANKLSGYHCSVFEFPYKKIKKFFKHELYSRHHYIIVRLDGSMEYRFSSVALKNKIKSILDS, encoded by the coding sequence GTGTTATTTAGAGATAGAATTCCTACATATAAAGGTTATAGAAGACAATTTAATCAAATATTATTAGGTGCATGGGGAATAGAATCAGCTTATGTGGATGCAGAAATAATAGTTGCAACTTGGCGAGGCTTGCAACGATTTAAAGGAATTAAAGTAGAATTTATTCAACTGTCTAACAAAAATATATTTGATGTTTTGGAGAAAGATTTATCTAAAAAGTTAAGATTTGAAGATATTTCAATTGAAGCAATATTGGGTAAATATTTGTGTAATAATGACATAGAAATCATAAAATGTCTTTATGAAAAAGATAAAATAAATATGGAACTCTTAATTAGTCTTATTTCAAAAATAAGTAACAAACTGGTGAAACAGGAATTTATAAAAGTTTTAGTCTTGTATGAGTATGTAAAAAACTTTTTACCAGTAGATTGCATTTACTTTTCATTATCTAATTTATATGGAACAGGACATTATTCAAGTATGAACTATAAAATCTTCATACGAACTAAGTCAGGTGACATATTTGATATTGCTGATGGTGGTAGAATTGATGATATGGTTTCTAAATTTAATAAAGTAAACGTATTAGGAGTTTGCATGGGAATAGGAACCACTGTTTTATCACAAGAGATTGAGTATGAAATTGAAGATAGAATAATGATATTAGTTGAAAAAATAGATGTGAAAATCTATAAGAATTGTCTTGAATTAGCAAATAAATTAAGTGGGTATCATTGTTCCGTTTTTGAGTTTCCTTATAAAAAAATCAAAAAGTTTTTTAAACATGAATTATATTCGAGACATCATTATATTATTGTTCGATTAGATGGAAGTATGGAATACAGATTTTCATCTGTAGCTTTAAAAAATAAAATTAAAAGCATACTTGATAGTTGA